In a single window of the Thermofilum uzonense genome:
- a CDS encoding phosphoribosyltransferase → MPKVNTKLVSWDEIVNWTYSLSKKIEESGWRPDIVVSIARGGYIPARLVCDFLDINDLVSIQVLHWGKAAEITATAHVRYGFQADLKGKKVLIVDDICDTGDSIIVAKEYIEKNYSPGEIKVAVMQWISSVAKIKPDFYVDEVKEWVWYQYPWTRAEDTTNFIEKILVEYSKSGRNELTLKELIETFREWYGIDVGDRYYKLAIDKLARQGKIRIVGEEKIIVQQR, encoded by the coding sequence GTGCCCAAGGTTAACACAAAGCTTGTATCCTGGGATGAGATAGTCAACTGGACCTACAGTTTGTCGAAGAAGATTGAGGAAAGCGGCTGGCGCCCGGATATAGTTGTTTCGATTGCTCGCGGGGGGTACATCCCAGCCAGACTGGTATGCGATTTCCTCGACATAAATGATCTTGTAAGCATACAGGTCCTCCACTGGGGTAAGGCCGCGGAAATCACTGCCACCGCGCACGTGAGGTATGGCTTTCAGGCCGACCTCAAAGGTAAAAAGGTTCTCATAGTCGACGATATCTGCGACACGGGAGACTCGATTATCGTGGCAAAAGAGTATATTGAGAAGAATTATTCGCCTGGAGAGATAAAAGTTGCTGTGATGCAGTGGATAAGCAGCGTTGCAAAGATAAAGCCAGACTTCTACGTTGACGAGGTCAAGGAATGGGTCTGGTACCAGTACCCGTGGACCCGTGCCGAGGACACGACAAACTTCATAGAGAAAATTTTAGTCGAGTACTCCAAGAGCGGGAGGAACGAGTTGACGCTTAAGGAACTCATAGAGACATTCCGGGAGTGGTATGGGATAGACGTGGGGGATCGCTATTATAAACTGGCAATAGACAAGTTGGCACGACAGGGTAAAATCCGTATAGTGGGAGAAGAAAAAATCATCGTACAGCAGCGTTAG
- a CDS encoding tRNA(Ile)(2)-agmatinylcytidine synthase has protein sequence MQVHIGVDDTDSPQGFCTTFLGFLLTLEFKRLGLTFLDLPYLVRLNPNVPFKTRGNAAISLHLEAPNLTIEEVVKLLSNLISKYSEKHGKTSPGFVVVVGEVNEELRKLYSRTLREVVPLSYVKEQIKKGAYGEVVVGGIGRGRGVVGALAAVGAYPLEDYTYELLLYRDHMERETSKLVDEEILIEFDRKHRPLVFATYDYVEKRLLAVPRGADPVLLGVRSLSPRPLLEFLEVYASRALKSKPVGYIIYKTNQATNSHLHLKKEVGQVRPYDSVVVEGVVKGYPKIIESGHVVVELCDGEGCVEVMFYRETGRLNRVARLLRPSDRIEVGGGIIPRKGLTLNGEYVRIISLQMDVIIRNPICPRCGARMKSAGKGKGYKCLKCGYRAKTLEKSIEERPRILEPGLYVPSMRAYRHLTRPREIVGLAPEPLGILLSKGVFASRMISLNPGKQEEI, from the coding sequence ATGCAGGTTCACATAGGAGTCGACGACACAGATTCTCCACAAGGGTTTTGCACGACATTCCTTGGTTTTCTACTTACTCTCGAGTTTAAGAGGCTTGGCCTCACATTCCTGGATTTGCCATATCTGGTCAGGCTAAACCCTAATGTTCCATTCAAAACGCGCGGCAATGCGGCTATATCACTTCACCTAGAAGCACCCAATTTGACCATAGAAGAAGTGGTGAAACTACTCTCGAATCTAATATCAAAGTATTCAGAGAAACATGGAAAGACTTCTCCCGGCTTTGTAGTTGTTGTTGGAGAAGTCAACGAGGAGTTAAGGAAGCTCTACTCCAGAACTTTGAGGGAAGTCGTCCCGCTATCATACGTCAAGGAACAGATCAAAAAAGGTGCCTACGGTGAGGTCGTGGTAGGAGGTATAGGTAGGGGTAGAGGCGTCGTAGGGGCTCTAGCAGCTGTGGGGGCTTATCCCCTCGAGGATTACACGTATGAGTTGCTCCTTTACAGGGATCACATGGAAAGAGAAACAAGTAAGTTGGTTGACGAAGAAATACTCATAGAGTTCGACAGGAAGCACAGACCGCTGGTATTCGCTACATATGACTACGTAGAAAAACGGCTGCTCGCGGTACCACGCGGAGCAGATCCCGTGCTGCTTGGAGTTCGTTCACTAAGCCCTAGACCTCTCTTAGAGTTTCTCGAGGTTTATGCCTCAAGGGCTTTAAAGAGCAAGCCGGTTGGCTACATCATCTATAAGACAAACCAGGCTACGAACAGTCATCTGCATCTTAAAAAAGAGGTGGGCCAGGTACGGCCATATGACTCCGTGGTAGTTGAGGGAGTCGTTAAGGGATACCCCAAGATAATCGAGTCGGGTCATGTTGTTGTCGAGCTCTGTGACGGTGAGGGTTGTGTTGAAGTAATGTTTTATCGCGAGACAGGCAGGCTTAACAGAGTTGCGAGGCTTCTTAGGCCAAGCGATAGGATCGAGGTTGGAGGTGGAATTATTCCTAGAAAAGGCTTAACCTTGAACGGAGAGTACGTGCGCATTATATCACTTCAGATGGACGTTATCATCCGAAACCCTATTTGTCCCAGATGTGGAGCACGGATGAAGTCGGCTGGTAAAGGAAAAGGTTACAAGTGTCTAAAATGTGGTTACAGGGCAAAAACACTCGAGAAATCTATAGAAGAGCGGCCCCGCATCTTAGAGCCGGGACTATACGTCCCCAGCATGAGAGCGTATCGTCACTTGACTAGGCCAAGAGAGATTGTAGGATTAGCACCGGAGCCTCTAGGAATTCTGCTTAGCAAAGGCGTCTTTGCTTCAAGAATGATTAGTCTGAATCCAGGGAAACAAGAAGAAATATGA
- a CDS encoding MBL fold metallo-hydrolase yields MRQFRIHISKGVFLEGDATNILIDPLVLPSKRPDLVLVSHAHSDHYTPGVLRRISSTGVRIFMSTASRMIIDPKKRLKNVVEINPGEKIESEKFTVEAFDAGHIIGSLQFRIELADVTFVYTGDFNLEKRIILEPAKPLSSDVLLIDATYGLPVYVFPKRQEIYSQLLSLVREKGSDREIALKARKLGVAQEVTALLSMATDLPVLVEPEIAVYNEIYEKFGEILGRYAINNNPSRGAPFVARLSRKFPRGIQSIPLTGWAMKNGIPLSSHGDFKQIIDYVRRSSPDIVIPVCGFREELSSYLLGEHGFSTANGEEIILNL; encoded by the coding sequence ATGCGACAATTCAGGATACACATTTCCAAGGGTGTTTTTCTGGAAGGAGACGCAACAAACATACTAATCGACCCGCTAGTCCTACCTAGTAAGAGGCCAGACCTCGTACTAGTCTCGCATGCTCACAGCGACCACTACACGCCCGGAGTTCTCAGGCGGATATCCTCCACCGGTGTCAGAATATTCATGAGCACGGCTAGCAGGATGATCATAGACCCTAAAAAACGGTTGAAAAACGTGGTTGAAATTAATCCAGGAGAGAAAATTGAGTCCGAGAAGTTCACGGTTGAGGCCTTTGATGCTGGACACATAATCGGTAGTCTCCAGTTTCGGATAGAGCTAGCTGATGTGACATTCGTGTATACGGGAGACTTCAATTTAGAGAAGAGAATTATCCTCGAACCCGCCAAGCCGTTGAGCTCGGATGTACTCTTGATCGATGCTACATATGGACTCCCCGTCTACGTCTTTCCTAAACGCCAGGAAATATATTCTCAGCTGCTCTCTTTAGTAAGAGAAAAGGGTAGCGATAGAGAAATAGCTTTAAAGGCTAGAAAACTGGGGGTGGCCCAAGAAGTAACAGCCTTGCTCAGCATGGCCACAGATCTTCCTGTTCTCGTGGAGCCTGAAATAGCAGTCTACAATGAAATATATGAGAAGTTTGGGGAAATTCTAGGGAGATATGCTATCAATAATAACCCGTCCCGTGGCGCCCCCTTCGTTGCTCGTCTTTCTCGAAAGTTCCCAAGAGGGATTCAGAGCATCCCCTTAACGGGTTGGGCTATGAAGAACGGAATCCCATTGAGCAGTCATGGAGATTTCAAGCAGATCATCGATTACGTTCGTCGAAGCAGCCCGGACATTGTTATACCTGTATGTGGCTTCAGAGAAGAGTTGTCTTCCTATCTATTAGGAGAACACGGTTTTTCCACAGCGAATGGAGAGGAAATTATACTAAACTTGTAA
- a CDS encoding 50S ribosomal protein L6, protein MVKVFQVEERVPVPENVKVSINNKRVVVEGPLGRTEKDFSFAKKIEITYEDNQVKIEAFLANKREYSLVKTIAAHINNMIVGVTKGFRYKMKIVYAHFPMNIKVDKDKVIIENFLGERGKRYAEILPGVKVKVEKEDIIIEGIDKEAVAQTAARIHQATQLRGDRRPSPHGREGTGPGVLDGIYLYAVEHMKA, encoded by the coding sequence ATGGTCAAGGTATTTCAAGTCGAGGAAAGAGTTCCAGTACCAGAGAACGTAAAAGTTTCCATCAATAACAAGAGAGTTGTAGTCGAGGGGCCACTCGGAAGGACTGAAAAGGACTTTAGCTTTGCTAAGAAAATAGAGATCACATATGAAGACAATCAAGTGAAAATAGAGGCTTTTCTCGCCAACAAGAGGGAATACTCTCTTGTCAAGACAATCGCTGCGCACATCAATAATATGATTGTAGGGGTGACTAAGGGATTCCGCTACAAGATGAAAATAGTGTACGCACACTTCCCGATGAACATAAAGGTCGACAAGGATAAAGTGATCATCGAGAACTTTCTCGGGGAAAGAGGTAAGAGATATGCTGAGATTCTCCCAGGAGTTAAAGTGAAGGTCGAAAAGGAAGACATTATAATAGAGGGCATCGACAAGGAGGCTGTCGCCCAGACAGCCGCTAGGATTCATCAAGCAACTCAGTTGAGGGGCGATAGGAGGCCAAGTCCTCATGGACGCGAAGGAACAGGTCCTGGCGTGCTCGACGGGATCTACCTATACGCTGTAGAACACATGAAGGCTTAA
- a CDS encoding S-methyl-5'-thioadenosine phosphorylase, with translation MSKEIPRVKIGIIGGSGLYSPDFLEDVQEIKVYTPYGPPSSDIMIGHIRGVKVAFLPRHGKKHSIPPHKINYRANIWALRELGVERLISVSAVGSLREEYKPGDFVCTDQFIDMTKNRVYTFYDGPVVAHVSMADPFCPELRRFCLDAARELNIKVHEKGTYVCIEGPRFSTRAESKLWRQFGADIVGMTLVPEVNLAREARMCFLNIAMVTDYDVWAEKPVTAMEVARVMSENTEKVRRLLVALVPRIPEKRGCQCAHYLDEALL, from the coding sequence ATGAGCAAAGAAATACCTAGGGTCAAGATAGGAATAATCGGGGGCTCCGGGCTCTATTCTCCAGACTTCCTAGAAGACGTCCAGGAAATAAAGGTCTACACCCCTTACGGTCCGCCTTCATCGGATATAATGATCGGACACATAAGAGGGGTAAAAGTAGCATTTCTACCACGGCACGGTAAGAAGCATTCTATACCGCCACACAAAATAAACTATCGTGCAAACATTTGGGCGCTGAGAGAACTAGGTGTTGAGAGGCTAATCTCTGTATCGGCGGTAGGAAGCCTACGAGAGGAATATAAGCCCGGCGACTTCGTCTGCACTGATCAGTTCATCGATATGACTAAAAATCGAGTTTACACATTCTATGATGGGCCGGTAGTCGCCCATGTATCCATGGCTGACCCGTTCTGTCCCGAGCTTCGCAGATTCTGTCTAGACGCTGCGCGAGAATTAAATATCAAGGTACATGAGAAGGGAACCTATGTGTGCATCGAAGGGCCGAGGTTCTCTACTAGGGCTGAGTCGAAGCTATGGAGACAGTTCGGAGCAGACATAGTAGGTATGACGCTAGTGCCTGAGGTGAACCTGGCCAGGGAAGCCCGCATGTGTTTCCTGAACATAGCCATGGTGACGGACTACGATGTCTGGGCGGAGAAACCCGTTACAGCAATGGAAGTCGCAAGGGTAATGTCCGAAAACACGGAAAAAGTTCGCAGACTCCTAGTTGCACTGGTACCGAGAATACCCGAGAAGCGTGGATGCCAGTGCGCACACTACCTTGATGAAGCTCTTCTCTAA
- the endA gene encoding tRNA-intron lyase, with amino-acid sequence MANWLREERMGERIKAFLVGGRIIVLDRERANTLYFREGFYGRFFTVPKPKTPDVKKELELSPFDALYLLENGVLELYDEKHEVISIERFKDLARKSYENFDDAYAVYKDLRGKGYVVKSGLKFGSTFAVYKVGPGFDHAPFLVHVLAYDSKLDPLEIIRAGRLSHSVRKKFLLAYRDPVDGNIRYFIFRWLM; translated from the coding sequence GTGGCGAATTGGTTGCGGGAGGAAAGGATGGGTGAAAGGATAAAAGCTTTCCTGGTTGGTGGTCGGATCATCGTACTTGACCGTGAAAGGGCAAACACTCTTTATTTCCGGGAGGGGTTCTACGGCCGTTTTTTTACTGTCCCAAAGCCCAAAACGCCGGATGTTAAAAAAGAGCTAGAGCTCTCCCCGTTTGACGCGCTGTACCTGCTCGAGAATGGGGTCCTAGAGTTATACGACGAGAAACACGAAGTCATATCTATTGAGAGGTTCAAGGACCTCGCAAGGAAGTCCTATGAAAACTTTGATGATGCCTATGCTGTCTACAAGGATCTTCGAGGCAAGGGGTACGTCGTGAAGTCCGGGCTAAAGTTCGGTTCTACTTTTGCTGTGTACAAGGTGGGACCAGGCTTCGACCATGCCCCCTTCCTGGTTCACGTCCTAGCTTATGATAGTAAGCTTGACCCGCTCGAGATAATCAGAGCAGGTAGGCTCTCGCATTCAGTCAGGAAGAAGTTCCTCCTAGCCTATCGGGATCCTGTAGACGGTAACATAAGGTATTTCATTTTCCGGTGGCTCATGTAG
- a CDS encoding tRNA (N(6)-L-threonylcarbamoyladenosine(37)-C(2))-methylthiotransferase, whose translation MKVFIETFGCWLNKGESDIMKTLLRERGHEVVDTPEKADTVIVNTCAVRGDTETKIFRELTRLEALRKKTGFRLVVTGCLTNVRPKSILEIAPEASLVEPDSLERIVEVVESEKQLLLLRSYPRMRNVLPEFEGGVTYILPVQSGCLGACSFCIEWVTRGLGVKSYPLDSIVKAVENAVKKGAKEVYLVGQDLATYGYDLGTNLTALIEEILQTVKGEYRIRIGMMEPMLLRSQIDGLLTLARDERLYKYFHIPVQSGDDNVLKLMNRKYTVSEYRDLVGRIRSQGLSSSIATDIIVGFPGEDENAFNNTLRLLGELMFDKVHIARYTLRPFTKGYLMKGPPEPLKKLRSKIATELSFRIAYEINRKYLGMTKEVLINSVSMRGDFTGRTPEYKPVVFKDYDLELGAFVKARIVDASPLHLVGEVVD comes from the coding sequence GTGAAGGTTTTCATCGAGACGTTTGGCTGCTGGCTGAACAAGGGAGAAAGCGACATAATGAAGACTCTCTTAAGAGAAAGAGGACACGAGGTTGTAGACACACCAGAAAAAGCTGACACCGTGATTGTCAACACATGCGCTGTGAGAGGGGACACTGAGACGAAGATCTTTAGGGAACTAACGAGGCTCGAAGCCCTGAGGAAAAAGACCGGCTTCCGACTAGTCGTGACGGGCTGCCTCACAAACGTTCGACCCAAGTCTATCCTTGAGATTGCTCCCGAAGCCAGCCTAGTGGAGCCCGACTCCCTTGAGAGAATAGTAGAGGTTGTCGAATCCGAAAAACAGTTGCTTCTTCTACGCAGCTATCCTCGCATGAGAAACGTTCTGCCGGAGTTTGAAGGAGGCGTGACATATATCCTCCCAGTCCAGTCGGGTTGTCTCGGAGCGTGCTCCTTTTGCATCGAGTGGGTTACCCGTGGCTTAGGAGTAAAGAGTTACCCCTTGGACAGCATTGTCAAGGCCGTAGAAAATGCAGTGAAAAAAGGGGCAAAGGAGGTATACCTCGTCGGTCAAGATCTCGCCACTTACGGCTACGACCTTGGAACAAACCTCACGGCCCTGATCGAGGAGATTCTCCAAACAGTGAAAGGAGAATACAGAATAAGAATAGGAATGATGGAACCCATGCTCCTCAGGTCGCAGATAGATGGACTTCTAACCCTTGCGAGAGATGAGAGGCTCTATAAATACTTCCACATACCTGTACAATCAGGAGACGACAACGTCTTAAAGCTGATGAACCGAAAGTACACGGTTTCCGAGTACAGGGATCTAGTAGGTCGGATCCGGTCCCAGGGCTTATCCTCAAGCATAGCTACCGACATAATAGTAGGCTTCCCCGGCGAGGACGAAAATGCTTTCAACAACACTCTCAGGCTGCTAGGCGAGCTGATGTTCGATAAGGTTCACATAGCGAGATACACTTTGAGGCCCTTCACGAAAGGCTATCTTATGAAAGGACCCCCAGAGCCCCTCAAGAAGCTTAGAAGCAAAATCGCTACAGAACTCTCGTTCAGAATAGCCTATGAGATTAACAGGAAATACCTTGGAATGACAAAAGAGGTTCTAATAAACTCAGTTTCAATGAGAGGCGATTTTACCGGGCGAACACCAGAATACAAACCGGTGGTATTCAAAGACTATGACCTCGAACTAGGTGCCTTTGTAAAAGCGAGAATAGTAGATGCTTCACCCTTACATCTCGTAGGCGAGGTTGTAGACTAG
- a CDS encoding elongation factor EF-2 — translation MVRYKQVSDIVKIMRNVEQVRNIGTLAHVDHGKTTTSDSLLMGAGILSPKVAGQALALDYVEIEQLRQMTVKAANVSLYHEWHGKPYVINLVDTPGHVDFTGHVTRSLRMMDGGIVVVDAVEGVMTQTETVVRQALQEYVRPLLYINKVDRLIKELRLEPKEIQQRFIEIVKEFNALIDLYADKEFKDKWKVDFSKGQVAFGSALHKWGLTVPLAIEKGVKFDYIVDAYLHDNKEQLAQEFPLYVALLDMVVEHIPNPREAQRYRVPKLWRGDLNSEIGKAMLECDPDGPTVVAVSKITIDPHAGHVATGRVFSGTVTEGQEVYLLNAKDSARVLQVGLYMGPYREKTEQISAGNIVAMLGLEKARAGETVVDTKFKDSMTPFEHLTYVAEPVVTIALEPKKSSDLPKLVDILRKLAIEDPTLKVYINQETGEYLLSGVGTLHLEITLWELKQRTGIEIVTSPPIVRYRETIREKGQVFEGKSPNKHNKLYFYAEPLNEETIKLLQEGKVFADQDWRERAQILREYAGWDTDEARNIWDIDENFNIILNKTSGIQYLREVKDTIVQGFRWTMEAGPLAQEPVRGVKVVLVDAVLHEDPAHRGPAQIMPATKNSIMATLLSGKPTLLEPILKVDVKVPTAQVSGVLNVLNRHRGKIMGMEEKGMVMRVLAELPVAESFNIADELREATQGRAFFAYEFYRWAPVPSSQLEEIALAIRERKGLPKKLPRIEDFLGP, via the coding sequence ATGGTCCGCTATAAACAGGTCTCCGATATCGTCAAAATAATGAGGAACGTCGAGCAAGTGAGGAATATAGGTACTCTAGCCCACGTGGATCATGGGAAGACTACGACTTCTGACTCCCTCCTGATGGGGGCAGGCATCCTGAGTCCTAAGGTGGCTGGACAGGCACTAGCGCTAGACTACGTCGAGATCGAGCAGCTGAGACAGATGACGGTGAAAGCGGCCAACGTTTCACTCTACCACGAGTGGCATGGCAAGCCCTATGTGATCAACCTTGTGGACACTCCTGGACACGTTGACTTTACTGGACATGTAACAAGAAGCCTTAGAATGATGGACGGCGGTATTGTCGTAGTAGATGCTGTTGAGGGAGTAATGACTCAGACCGAAACCGTGGTAAGACAGGCGCTACAGGAGTATGTTAGACCTTTACTTTATATAAACAAGGTTGATAGGCTGATTAAGGAGCTCCGGCTTGAGCCAAAAGAAATCCAGCAGCGTTTTATCGAGATAGTTAAGGAGTTCAATGCTCTAATAGACCTTTACGCGGACAAGGAGTTCAAAGACAAGTGGAAGGTTGATTTTTCGAAAGGACAAGTTGCCTTTGGAAGCGCGCTTCACAAGTGGGGGCTCACCGTCCCTCTCGCGATTGAGAAGGGGGTGAAATTCGACTATATTGTGGACGCTTACCTGCATGATAACAAGGAACAGCTCGCCCAGGAGTTCCCCCTGTACGTTGCGCTTCTGGACATGGTTGTAGAACACATACCGAATCCACGCGAGGCCCAGAGATATAGAGTCCCGAAACTGTGGCGCGGAGATCTTAATAGCGAGATAGGTAAAGCCATGCTCGAATGTGACCCCGACGGGCCAACAGTGGTCGCTGTTAGCAAGATAACTATAGACCCGCACGCAGGTCATGTCGCTACGGGACGTGTTTTCAGCGGAACGGTTACAGAGGGTCAAGAAGTCTACCTGCTCAACGCAAAAGACTCAGCTAGAGTACTCCAGGTGGGCCTTTACATGGGACCCTATAGAGAGAAGACAGAACAAATATCTGCCGGAAACATCGTTGCTATGCTTGGTTTGGAGAAGGCTAGAGCAGGTGAAACTGTTGTTGACACCAAATTCAAGGATTCAATGACTCCCTTTGAACACCTGACATACGTTGCGGAGCCCGTTGTGACAATCGCATTGGAGCCTAAGAAAAGTAGCGACTTACCAAAACTCGTGGACATTTTGAGGAAACTGGCCATAGAGGACCCCACGCTAAAAGTATATATTAACCAGGAGACCGGCGAGTACCTCCTGAGCGGTGTGGGCACGTTGCACCTAGAAATCACACTCTGGGAGCTTAAGCAAAGAACGGGTATTGAAATAGTCACGTCTCCGCCTATCGTGAGATACAGGGAAACTATAAGAGAGAAAGGCCAGGTATTTGAAGGAAAATCACCCAATAAGCACAATAAGCTCTACTTCTATGCAGAGCCACTTAACGAGGAAACAATAAAACTTCTCCAGGAAGGCAAGGTTTTTGCGGACCAAGACTGGCGGGAAAGGGCTCAGATACTAAGAGAATACGCTGGATGGGACACAGACGAGGCTCGCAACATATGGGACATCGATGAGAACTTCAACATAATATTAAACAAGACCTCGGGTATACAGTACCTTCGCGAAGTAAAGGACACAATAGTTCAGGGCTTCAGGTGGACAATGGAGGCTGGACCTCTTGCCCAGGAACCAGTCAGAGGCGTTAAAGTTGTTCTGGTAGATGCCGTGCTACACGAGGATCCTGCCCATAGAGGCCCCGCCCAGATAATGCCGGCGACAAAGAACAGTATAATGGCAACCCTTCTCTCGGGTAAGCCAACACTTCTCGAACCAATCCTGAAGGTAGACGTTAAGGTCCCTACAGCTCAGGTAAGCGGCGTACTTAATGTCCTTAACAGGCACAGAGGGAAAATCATGGGTATGGAGGAGAAGGGCATGGTGATGCGTGTCTTGGCAGAGCTGCCCGTTGCCGAAAGCTTTAACATCGCAGACGAGTTAAGAGAGGCTACACAGGGGAGGGCTTTCTTTGCATACGAATTCTACAGATGGGCTCCCGTCCCATCCTCACAGCTAGAAGAGATAGCCCTCGCTATTAGGGAACGTAAGGGTCTACCAAAGAAGCTTCCAAGAATAGAGGACTTCCTTGGCCCATAA
- the ahcY gene encoding adenosylhomocysteinase, with protein MPEKYKVKDISLADRGKLAVEWAEQNMPVLRLIRERFQKEKPLKGVRIAACMHVTKETAVLMLTLRDGGAEIALAASNPLSTQDHVAAYLAKEGIHVYAWRGMSEKDYFAAIASAASMGPDVTMDDGADLTVMLHKVALGEARGIDYEIGSKVLSSSIVEKIRGGTEETTTGVIRLKALQKEGKLLYPVFAVNDSLTKFMFDNRFGTGQSSIDGILRATNILLAGKNVVVAGYGWVGRGIAWRARGMGARVTVVEVDPVRALEAYYEGFYVTDMSSAAETGDVFITATGNTDVIRAEHLLKMRDGAILANAGHFNVEISVRDLERIAVGSRDINENVREYRLPNGRKVYLIGEGRLVNLAAAEGHPSEVMDLSFANQALAVETIVKKWEKLDKKVYKLPRSIDNRVALLKLKALGVRLERLTEEQKKYLESWSG; from the coding sequence ATGCCTGAAAAATATAAGGTTAAAGACATCTCACTCGCTGACCGAGGCAAACTGGCAGTCGAGTGGGCAGAGCAGAACATGCCGGTGCTTCGACTAATCCGCGAAAGATTCCAAAAAGAGAAACCCTTGAAAGGCGTGAGGATAGCTGCATGTATGCATGTAACGAAGGAGACCGCTGTACTAATGCTCACCTTGCGAGACGGCGGAGCCGAGATCGCTCTAGCGGCTTCAAACCCACTATCGACTCAGGACCATGTCGCAGCATACCTGGCTAAGGAGGGAATACATGTCTACGCCTGGAGGGGGATGAGCGAGAAAGACTACTTCGCCGCGATCGCGTCTGCAGCCTCGATGGGACCAGACGTTACGATGGATGATGGAGCAGACTTAACAGTCATGTTGCACAAGGTAGCGTTAGGTGAAGCGCGTGGGATAGACTACGAGATAGGGTCTAAGGTTCTCTCCTCTTCCATCGTGGAGAAGATAAGAGGGGGGACTGAGGAGACAACCACAGGTGTCATCAGACTTAAAGCTCTCCAAAAGGAGGGAAAGCTCCTTTACCCTGTTTTTGCAGTAAACGACTCCTTGACCAAGTTCATGTTTGATAATAGGTTTGGCACAGGGCAGTCGTCTATTGACGGAATATTGAGAGCTACTAACATTCTTCTCGCGGGTAAAAACGTCGTAGTTGCTGGTTACGGGTGGGTTGGAAGGGGAATAGCCTGGAGGGCAAGAGGGATGGGTGCACGCGTGACTGTTGTAGAGGTCGATCCTGTCCGGGCCCTCGAAGCATACTATGAGGGCTTCTACGTCACTGACATGTCCTCTGCTGCCGAGACCGGCGACGTGTTCATAACAGCGACTGGTAATACCGATGTTATCCGTGCGGAACATTTGCTAAAGATGAGGGATGGGGCTATACTTGCAAATGCTGGGCATTTTAACGTCGAAATATCTGTTCGCGATCTCGAAAGGATAGCCGTAGGCTCAAGAGATATAAACGAGAATGTCCGGGAATACAGGCTCCCTAACGGGAGGAAAGTTTATCTTATAGGTGAGGGAAGGCTTGTAAACCTTGCCGCAGCTGAGGGGCACCCAAGTGAAGTGATGGACTTGTCGTTCGCGAACCAGGCGCTCGCTGTTGAGACAATAGTGAAAAAGTGGGAAAAGCTGGACAAAAAGGTGTATAAGCTCCCGCGCAGCATAGACAACCGCGTAGCTCTGCTAAAGCTCAAGGCGTTAGGTGTCCGCCTAGAGAGGCTTACAGAGGAGCAGAAGAAGTACCTAGAGAGCTGGAGTGGCTAG
- a CDS encoding RidA family protein, producing MSKEVIFTDKAPKPIGPYSQAVKAGGFIFVAGQIPIDPKTGELVTGGIREQTKRVFENIKAILEAVGASLEDVVYVTVYLKDLGMFKEFNEVYSYYFQKDPPSRVTVQVADLPRGALIEVSVIAASRR from the coding sequence ATGTCAAAGGAGGTAATTTTTACTGATAAGGCTCCAAAGCCTATAGGACCTTACAGCCAGGCAGTCAAGGCGGGAGGATTCATTTTTGTAGCTGGACAGATTCCGATAGATCCTAAAACGGGGGAACTAGTGACGGGGGGTATAAGGGAGCAGACGAAGCGCGTATTTGAAAACATAAAGGCGATCCTTGAAGCAGTGGGCGCCAGTCTCGAGGACGTTGTTTACGTCACTGTGTACCTTAAGGATCTAGGGATGTTCAAAGAGTTTAACGAGGTATACTCCTATTACTTTCAGAAAGACCCCCCGTCTAGGGTGACAGTCCAGGTAGCCGACCTCCCTCGAGGGGCTCTCATAGAAGTCTCCGTGATAGCAGCATCAAGACGATAA